TTCGAAATGAGCGGAGGCCAGCAGCGTCGCGGAGGCGGCGCCGGTGGTGAGCGCCGTGGCCGCGACGGTGGTCGCGGTCAGCAGGCGGACAAGACCGCCTACATCGAGCGCGTGGTAGCCATCAACCGGGTCGCCAAGGTCGTGAAGGGTGGTCGTCGCTTCAGCTTCACCGCCCTCGTGGTCGTCGGCGACGGTGAAGGCACCGTCGGTGTGGGTTACGGAAAGGCCAAGGAGGTGCCCGCGGCGATCGCCAAGGGCGTCGAGGAGGCCAAGAAGGCGTTCTTCAAGGTGCCGCGGATTCAGGGCACCATCCCGCACCCGGTGCAGGGCGAGAAGGCCGCGGGCGTAGTGATGCTGCGTCCGGCCGCTCCCGGTACCGGTGTGATCGCGGGTGGCTCGGCGCGCGCCGTGCTGGAGTGCGCCGGTATCCACGACATCCTCAGCAAGTCGCTGGGTTCCTCGAACTCCATCAACGTGGTGCACGCCACGGTGGAGGCGCTGCGGAGCCTGGAGACCCCGGAGGCCGTGGCCGCGCGCCGTGGCCTGCCGGTCGAGGACGTCGCGCCCGCCGCGCTGCTGAAGGCGCGGGCGGAGGTGGCTTCCTGATGGCACGCCTGAAGGTGACCCAGACCCGTTCGGGCATCGGTGGCAAGCAGAACCAGCGCGACACGCTGCGTACGCTCGGAGTCAAGCGGATCGGCGACACCGCCGTCCACGAGGACAAGCCCGAGGTCCGCGGCATGGTGCGGGCGGTTCGCCACCTCATCACCGTCGAGGAGGTCGACTGATATGACGCTCAAGGTTCACCACCTGCGTCCGGCGCCCGGTGCCAAGACCGCCAAGACCCGCGTGGGTCGCGGTGAGGGCAGCAAGGGCAAGACGGCCGGCCGCGGTACCAAGGGCAGCAAGGCGCGGAACAACATCCCCGAGTGGTTCGAGGGTGGCCAGATGCCGCTGCACATGCGGCTCCCGAAGCTGAAGGGCTTCAAGAGCAGGAACCGGGTGGAGTTCCAGGTCGTTAACCTGGACAAGCTCGGACAACTGTTTCCCGAAGGTGGCGAGGTCGGCGTGGCCGAACTGGTCGCCAAGGGCGCGGTCCGTCGTGGTCAGCCGGTGAAGGTGCTGGGTGACGGCGAACTGACCGTGGCACTGCAGGTCTCGGCACACAAGTTCTCGAAGTCCGCCACGGACAAGATCCAGGCGGCCGGAGGAACCACGACCGAGGTGTGACACGAGGTCCAGGGCTCGTAACGATCGGTGCTTGATATCCTGCGCCGGTCGGACGAGCCCTGGTTCGTCTCTTGCCCAGCGGTTCAGCTAGGCCCTGCCGTGCCCGCGGCAAGGGAAACTTGTGGGAGGACAGGGTGTTAGGCGCCTTCGCCAACGCGTTCAAGACTCCGGACCTGCGCCGGAAGATCTTGTTCGTGCTCTTCATCGTCGTGATCTTCCGGATCGGCTCCGTCGTACCGGCACCCGGCGTCAACGTTCAGTCTCTGCACACGTGTATCAAGATCTCCCAGGGCGGCCAGAACGCCAACCTGTACAACTTGATCAACCTGTTCTCCGGTGGGGCACTGCTGCAGCTCGCGATCTTCGCGCTCGGCATCATGCCGTACATCACCGCCAGCATCATCCTGCAGCTGCTCACCGTGGTGATCCCGCGGCTGGAGTCGCTGAAGAAGGAAGGCCAGGCGGGCCAGGCGAAGATCACCCAGTACACCCGGTTCCTCACCGTCGGGCTGGCGATCCTGCAGTCCACCGCGTTCGTGGCGCTGGCCCGGACGCCGGGCCGGCTGTTCCAGGGCTGCACCGAGCCGCTGCTGTACAAGGACGACTGGTTCGCCGTCTCGGTGATGGTGCTGACCATGACCGCCGGTACCGGCATCATCATGTGGCTCGGTGAGCTGATCACCGACCGTGGCGTCGGCAACGGTATGTCGATCCTGATCTTCACCCAGATCGTCGCCACCTTCCCGACCCAGCTGTGGAGCATCCGCAAGCAGAAGGGCGTCACCACCTTCGTCGTGGTGATCGCGATCGGCCTCGTGATCATGGCCGCGGTCATCTTCATCGAGCAGGCCCAGCGCCGGATCCCGGTCCAGTACGCGAAGCGGATGGTCGGCCGGAAGATGTTCGGCGGGACCTCCACCTACATTCCGCTGAAGGTGAACCAGGCCGGTGTCATCCCGGTCATCTTCGCCTCCAGTCTGCTGTATCTCCCCGTTCTGGTCAGTCAGTTCCAGCAGGGCAAACCCTGGGCGAACTGGATCCAGGGGAACTTGGTCAAGGGCGACCACCCGATCTACATGGTGACGTACGTCGCCCTGATCATCTTCTTCACGTACTTCTACGTCTCGATCACCTTCAACCCGAAGGAGGTCGCCGACAACATGAAGAAGTACGGCGGCTTCATCCCGGGCATCCGGGCCGGGCGGCCGACCGAGGAATACCTGAAGTACGTGCTGGACCGCATCACGCTGCCAGGAGCGCTCTATCTCGCGGTGATCTCGATGATCCCGCTGGTCGCCCTCGTCCTGCTGAACGCCAACCAGAACTTCCCCTTCGGTGGTACGTCGATCCTGATCATGGTCGGGGTCGGGCTGGACACGGTGAAGCAGATCGAGAGTCAGCTGCAGCAGCGTAACTACGAAGGGTTCCTGCGCTGATGAGAATGTTGCTGATGGGTCCGCCCGGGGCGGGCAAGGGCACGCAGGCAAAGGTGCTTGCGGAACGCCTCAATATCCCGGCCGTGTCCACCGGCGACATCTTCCGTGCGAACGTGAAGGACGAGACGCCGCTCGGTGTCGAGGCGAAGCGCTACATGGACGCCGGCGACTACGTCCCGGACGAGGTCACCAACTCGATGGTCCGGGACCGGCTGTCGGAGGCCGACGCGGGCGAGGGCTTCCTGCTCGACGGGTACCCGCGGACGCTGGCCCAGGTCGGCACCCTCGACGACATCCTGGCCGAGCACGGGCACAAGCTGGACGCCGTGGTCGCGCTGGTGGCCGACATCGAGGTGCTGGTCGAGCGGATGACCAAGCGGGCGCACATCGAGGGCCGGACCGACGACTCCGAAGAGGTGGTCCGGCACCGGCAGGACGTCTACACCGCCGAGACCAAGCCGCTGCTGCAGGTGTACGCGCAGCGCGGCCTGCTGGTCGAGGTGAACGGCGTCGGCGAGATCGACGAGGTCAGCGAGCGCGTACTCGCGGCGCTGAAGCCCGTCACCGAGTAACCGGACGTGATGTACGGCCATGTTTAGAGATCGCGGTATCGAGATCAAGACCCGCGAGCAGATCCTGGCGATGCGCAAGGCCGGCCTGGTGGTCGGCCGCACGCTGGAACTGCTCCGCGGCGCGGTCCGGGCCGGAATCAGTACGGGTGAGCTGGACGCGATCGCGGAGGACAACATCCGCTCGTCCGGCGCGACGCCCTCGTTCAAGGGGTACCACGGGTTCACCGGCTCGATCTGCGCGTCGGTGAACGAGGAGATCGTGCACGGCATCCCCGGTGAGCGGGTGCTCGCCGCCGGTGACCTGATCTCGATCGACTGCGGCGCGATCGTCGACGGCTGGCACGGCGACGCGGCGATCACGGTGCCGGTCGGTGGACCGGACGCGGTCGATGCCGAGCTGCTGGAGCTGGCCCGGGTCTGCGAAGAGTCGATGTGGCGTGGGTTCGCCGCCGCGAAGCTCGGTGGGCGGCTGACGGACATCTCGGCGGCAGTCGAGGCGTACGTGCGGGCGAACTCGTCGTACGGCATCGTCGAGGACTTCGTCGGGCACGGGATCGGTTCGGCGATGCACCAGCCGCCGAACGTACCCAACTTCGGCCGGCCGGGTCGCGGTCCGAAGCTGGTCGAGGGGTTGGCGCTGGCGGTCGAGCCGATGCTCACTCTCGGCAAGCAGGACAACCACACGCTCGAGGATGACTGGACGGTCGTCACCGACGATGGCAAGTCCGCCGCTCACACCGAGCACACGTTCACTCTCACTCCGCATGGGCCGTGGGTGCTGACCGCGCTCGACGGCGGCGAGGCCAAGCTGGCCGAGCTCGGCGTCACCTTCGGCGCGCTGGCCGACTAGACCTACTGGCCGGCGGAGCAGTCGGCGGCCGATCGGCGGACACCCGGGGTCCACCCGTTGGGGGACGCGGTGGGCCTGGCGCTGAGGCACACTTGAACCATGCCTCAGTACCAGCCGTACCAGCGTTTCACCGAAGCCGACCGGGACAAGATCGCCGGCCGGTTGCGGGACGCGTACGCGGACGGCCGGCTGGATCAGCCGGAGTTCTCGTCCCGGCTCGATCAGCTGTACACGGTTCAGACGTACGGGGAGCTGGAGCCGCTGGTCCGCGACCTGCCGCCGGTGCGGACGTACCAGACACCCGAGGTGGTCAAGGACACCAGGCCCGCGCCGGAGCCGGGCAGCTTCCCGGAGCGGAAGAAGGAGAACCAGCCGAACCGCCGGAACGCGATCGGTGGGTTCACCGGTGTCGTCCTGATCAACGTGGTGATCTGGTTCGTGGTCGGCCTCGGCAACGGTGGCCACTGGCCGCACTTCTGGCCGGTCTGGATGTTGATCCCGTGGGCGATCATCGCCCTCGGCGGTCTCGGCAGGCGCCGTTGACGGCGGCCCCGGCCGCTCGCCGAGTGGCCCGGCTGCGACCGGACTGGGCCTGGCAGCTGCACCAAGGGGCCGCGATCGTCTACGTGATCTGGTTCGCGGTCGCCGTACCGTTGGCGATCGTCGGACTGCTGCTGGAGCCGCGCTGGGTCGGCTGGATGGTGCTGGCCTGGTTCCTGGTGCTGCTCGGCTGCACGCTGGGGCTGCGGATCGCCGACAACCGCCGGCGGCGCGCTTGGGCCGCCGCGGCCGGGCAGCTCGGCTGGCGGGTCAGCGCGTCCGGGGCGGAGCTGCTTGATCGTTGGCCGTTCCCACCATTCAATAGCGATCCGCGGGCTGAGGTGGTCGACGTGACCACCGGCCGGCATCGTGGCCGCGAGCTGTGGACCGGGCGGTTCCGGCACAAGGC
The genomic region above belongs to Kribbella solani and contains:
- the map gene encoding type I methionyl aminopeptidase — translated: MFRDRGIEIKTREQILAMRKAGLVVGRTLELLRGAVRAGISTGELDAIAEDNIRSSGATPSFKGYHGFTGSICASVNEEIVHGIPGERVLAAGDLISIDCGAIVDGWHGDAAITVPVGGPDAVDAELLELARVCEESMWRGFAAAKLGGRLTDISAAVEAYVRANSSYGIVEDFVGHGIGSAMHQPPNVPNFGRPGRGPKLVEGLALAVEPMLTLGKQDNHTLEDDWTVVTDDGKSAAHTEHTFTLTPHGPWVLTALDGGEAKLAELGVTFGALAD
- the rpmD gene encoding 50S ribosomal protein L30; translated protein: MARLKVTQTRSGIGGKQNQRDTLRTLGVKRIGDTAVHEDKPEVRGMVRAVRHLITVEEVD
- the rpsE gene encoding 30S ribosomal protein S5, whose amino-acid sequence is MSGGQQRRGGGAGGERRGRDGGRGQQADKTAYIERVVAINRVAKVVKGGRRFSFTALVVVGDGEGTVGVGYGKAKEVPAAIAKGVEEAKKAFFKVPRIQGTIPHPVQGEKAAGVVMLRPAAPGTGVIAGGSARAVLECAGIHDILSKSLGSSNSINVVHATVEALRSLETPEAVAARRGLPVEDVAPAALLKARAEVAS
- a CDS encoding adenylate kinase; the encoded protein is MRMLLMGPPGAGKGTQAKVLAERLNIPAVSTGDIFRANVKDETPLGVEAKRYMDAGDYVPDEVTNSMVRDRLSEADAGEGFLLDGYPRTLAQVGTLDDILAEHGHKLDAVVALVADIEVLVERMTKRAHIEGRTDDSEEVVRHRQDVYTAETKPLLQVYAQRGLLVEVNGVGEIDEVSERVLAALKPVTE
- the secY gene encoding preprotein translocase subunit SecY produces the protein MLGAFANAFKTPDLRRKILFVLFIVVIFRIGSVVPAPGVNVQSLHTCIKISQGGQNANLYNLINLFSGGALLQLAIFALGIMPYITASIILQLLTVVIPRLESLKKEGQAGQAKITQYTRFLTVGLAILQSTAFVALARTPGRLFQGCTEPLLYKDDWFAVSVMVLTMTAGTGIIMWLGELITDRGVGNGMSILIFTQIVATFPTQLWSIRKQKGVTTFVVVIAIGLVIMAAVIFIEQAQRRIPVQYAKRMVGRKMFGGTSTYIPLKVNQAGVIPVIFASSLLYLPVLVSQFQQGKPWANWIQGNLVKGDHPIYMVTYVALIIFFTYFYVSITFNPKEVADNMKKYGGFIPGIRAGRPTEEYLKYVLDRITLPGALYLAVISMIPLVALVLLNANQNFPFGGTSILIMVGVGLDTVKQIESQLQQRNYEGFLR
- a CDS encoding DUF1707 SHOCT-like domain-containing protein; amino-acid sequence: MPQYQPYQRFTEADRDKIAGRLRDAYADGRLDQPEFSSRLDQLYTVQTYGELEPLVRDLPPVRTYQTPEVVKDTRPAPEPGSFPERKKENQPNRRNAIGGFTGVVLINVVIWFVVGLGNGGHWPHFWPVWMLIPWAIIALGGLGRRR
- the rplO gene encoding 50S ribosomal protein L15, producing the protein MTLKVHHLRPAPGAKTAKTRVGRGEGSKGKTAGRGTKGSKARNNIPEWFEGGQMPLHMRLPKLKGFKSRNRVEFQVVNLDKLGQLFPEGGEVGVAELVAKGAVRRGQPVKVLGDGELTVALQVSAHKFSKSATDKIQAAGGTTTEV